From the Comamonas sp. lk genome, the window GCAGCTCTGGCGTATCGGCACGGATGGCAGCCAGAGCAAAGTCGGCCTCGCCATTGGCCACGGCGGCAATACAGGGCTCGGACAGCACATCGTGCACCGCCAAATCCACCCCGGGATGGCGTGCCATGAATTGCGCCAGCACCTGCGGCAACCAACCCGCCGCCAACGAGGGCAGCAGCGCCACCGATACATGGCCGCGTGCCAGCTGGGCCGTGTCGCGCATGGCCTTGGCGCAGTCCTCCAGCTCGGCCGCAATACGCTGGGCCGACAGCCAAAAGCGCTCGCCCTCAGGTGTCAGCAGCACATGGCGCGTGCTGCGGTCAAACAGCTGCAGACCCACGCTGGCCTCCAACGCCTTGATGAGCGCGCTGAACGCGGGCTGCGACAGATGGCAACGCACCGCCGCACGGGTGAAGTTCTTCACTTCAGCCAGAGCCAGAAATGCCTGAATATCGCGCGCCGAAAGATTCATCTGTCTTCCAAATCAATTCATCTTAATTATCGATTTCACAGCTTACCCAAGCCTTCCTATAGTGGTCAGCAGGAGATTCCATGACATCACCCACGCCCTACCCCACCCCCCTGCTGATTGGCTGCGCCGCCGGATTCTCGGGCGACCGCGTTGATGCGGCCGGCCCGGTCGTACAAGAGCTGATTCGCCAGGCCAAGCCGGCCGTGCTGATCTTCGAGACCCTGGCCGAGCGCACCCTGGCCCTGGCCCAGCTGGCACGCCAAAGCAATCCCGATGCAGGCTTTGAGCCGTTGATGCTGGATTTTC encodes:
- a CDS encoding LysR family transcriptional regulator produces the protein MNLSARDIQAFLALAEVKNFTRAAVRCHLSQPAFSALIKALEASVGLQLFDRSTRHVLLTPEGERFWLSAQRIAAELEDCAKAMRDTAQLARGHVSVALLPSLAAGWLPQVLAQFMARHPGVDLAVHDVLSEPCIAAVANGEADFALAAIRADTPELQAEPFCRDDFHLVCREDHALAAQQTLGVADLLPWPFVHLARHSSVRQYLDAAFFPQSMHTLVEVEQLATVMGLVQAGLGISVVPALSLFHFDKPGLITRPLALPGMERQIYLVRRRERSLSLAAQALYRLMLEQRPQFSAP